A DNA window from Anaerocolumna sp. AGMB13020 contains the following coding sequences:
- a CDS encoding MBL fold metallo-hydrolase, whose translation MQIRTINSRGTLFTFQTTDWDLNIYIIKGRRYNYIIDTGLGNDCMKAITDYLKPGDKKTIIINTHYHWDHIWGNTAIKDSLLISHTLCYDLIIANWEGMLEKNRAYVFGEVTMRLPELVFEKELYFPEDRIKLFHTPGHTTDSISILDEEDQVLIIGDNIGDNMEEIFPNLECGTEVYYDTLKSYLTLDYNTCIAGHNTILTKENLETIINRMLTDSSHPS comes from the coding sequence ATGCAAATAAGAACAATAAACAGTAGAGGAACCCTATTCACCTTCCAAACTACTGACTGGGACTTAAATATTTACATCATTAAGGGAAGACGCTATAATTACATTATAGATACTGGATTAGGCAATGATTGCATGAAAGCAATTACGGATTATCTGAAGCCTGGTGACAAAAAAACCATTATAATAAATACACATTATCACTGGGACCACATTTGGGGGAATACTGCCATAAAGGATAGTTTACTGATATCACATACGTTATGCTATGACTTGATAATAGCTAATTGGGAGGGTATGCTTGAGAAAAACAGGGCTTATGTTTTTGGTGAAGTTACCATGAGGCTTCCTGAGCTGGTATTTGAGAAGGAACTATATTTTCCTGAAGATAGAATCAAATTATTTCATACGCCCGGTCATACCACAGATTCTATCAGTATTTTAGACGAAGAAGACCAGGTATTGATTATCGGAGATAATATAGGAGACAATATGGAAGAGATTTTTCCAAACCTTGAATGTGGCACAGAAGTATATTATGATACCCTTAAAAGCTATCTTACCTTGGACTATAACACCTGTATAGCAGGACATAACACCATATTGACCAAAGAGAACCTGGAAACCATTATAAACAGGATGCTTACCGATTCTTCGCATCCATCTTAA
- a CDS encoding helix-turn-helix transcriptional regulator, which translates to MKKIERMNALVYLLHEHGKLTAKDIARRLEVSERTIYRDIDALSQTNVPIITFEGQHGGYEIDSSYFIPSIRLSEQELLYFFLLLKLGKEMKVPELYKDYDLLSMKLLNAVPMINRPKIKRFLDKFKVSINRINPDSYVENILDSVIQSLEENKQIKISYYTPLKDTVTDRIISPSRFIFDEGGWYITGYCHLREAKRTFRLDRIRRVELLENTCSFPADWESGENLKTPARNYQLQISRSFFEVIKHNDYMANRQILKEGEILLVNVCTEYEDSLLELALKNPTNVHIVGPESFYEQIKETVDKLGELYN; encoded by the coding sequence TTGAAAAAGATAGAAAGAATGAATGCCCTCGTATATCTGCTGCATGAACACGGTAAATTAACAGCCAAAGATATTGCCAGGCGTTTAGAAGTAAGTGAACGTACAATTTATAGAGATATTGATGCCCTGAGTCAGACTAATGTACCGATAATAACTTTTGAAGGACAGCACGGCGGTTATGAAATTGACTCATCCTATTTCATACCTTCCATCAGACTTTCTGAACAGGAATTACTATATTTTTTCCTCTTATTAAAACTTGGCAAGGAAATGAAAGTTCCTGAGCTCTATAAAGATTATGATTTATTAAGCATGAAACTGCTGAATGCTGTTCCAATGATTAACAGACCCAAAATCAAGAGATTCTTAGATAAATTTAAGGTCAGCATTAACCGTATCAATCCGGATAGTTATGTGGAAAATATCCTGGATTCCGTTATTCAAAGCCTGGAAGAGAATAAGCAAATAAAAATTAGCTATTACACTCCTCTTAAAGATACCGTCACTGACAGAATCATCTCACCCAGCCGTTTTATCTTTGATGAAGGGGGCTGGTACATAACCGGTTACTGTCATCTGAGAGAGGCAAAAAGAACCTTTCGTTTAGATAGAATACGAAGGGTCGAACTCCTTGAAAATACCTGCAGTTTTCCTGCTGATTGGGAATCAGGTGAGAATTTAAAAACTCCTGCCAGGAACTATCAGTTGCAGATTAGCCGAAGTTTCTTTGAGGTTATTAAGCATAATGATTACATGGCGAACCGGCAAATTCTTAAGGAAGGTGAAATATTACTGGTGAATGTCTGTACGGAATACGAAGATTCCCTTCTGGAACTTGCATTAAAAAATCCCACAAATGTTCATATTGTCGGGCCTGAAAGCTTTTATGAACAAATAAAGG